From the Paenibacillus tianjinensis genome, the window ACTCCCCTTTCTCCACAGCAAAGCGGATATGGTTAAGCGCATGGATGGACACCTTGCCCTCATATATTTTGGATAGATTATGAACGTCTAACAGGGGCAAGTGCGTCCGCTCCTTCTGTGATTTGGATTGTCTTCATTATACAAACTGTAAACTTTAGCTGCTATTTCTGAAACTTACAGTCACCTTACATAATTGTAAGCAAGACAGGGTTGACAGCGAATATAGGAAAGACTATATTTATATGCATGAGCATGCATTTATTATTTCGCTTGACCTGTTTACATAAAAGCATGCCAAATTCAGAACCCTGCCAAGGAGAGATAAAAAATGAACGATCTGTTCACACCTTATGAGCTAAAGGATTTAAAGCTGAAAAACCGTGTGGTTATGCCTCCTATGTGCCAATATTCAGTTACGGCTAAGGACGGGATTGCTACGGATTGGCATTATAACCACTACGTAAGCCGGGCCGTCGGCGGAACCGGACTGATCATCATAGAAATGACCGACGTAGATCCGGATGGCCGGATTACAGATTATGATCTGGGCATCTGGTCGGATGAGCATATTGCCGGCTTGGCGAGAATTGTAGACGCCTGCCATGCCTATGGCGCTAAAGTGGGGATTCAAATTGCCCATGCCGGACGCAAAGCCGAAGACGCAGCAGTGCCTGTGTCCTCCTCCCCGATCCCGTTCGATGATAAATCCAAAACACCGCGTGAACTGACAACGGCGGAAGTGAAAGAAATGGTGAACAAATTCCAGGCAGGTGTAAGACGGGCAGTTCAGGCCGGTTTCGATGTCATTGAACTGCACGGCGCCCACGGCTATCTGATCCACCAGTTCCACTCGCCGCTGACAAACCGCAGAACCGATGAATACGGCCAGGACCTTACTTTGTTCGGAAAAGAAGTCATCGCTGCCGCCAAACGTGAAATACCGGAAGGTATGCCGCTCATTATGCGCATCTCGGCACAGGAATATGTTGAAGGCGGCTACGGCATCAAGGAGAGTCTTGCTATTGGCGCAGCCTATAAGGAAGCGGGAGCGGATATTTTCCATATCAGCGCCGGCGGTGAAGGAGCGATTGCTGCTGCAGGCAGACCGGGTACACATGCAGCCTATCAGGTTCCGCTTGCACGGGCCTTCAAGCAGGAGCTGGCAGTTCCGGTAATTGCTGTCGGCCGGCTGGATGAAGCAGCGCTCGCCAACGCGGTTATCGGCAATGAGGATGCTGATCTGATAGCTGTGGGCCGGGGGATGCTGAGAAATCCTTACTGGACGCTGGAGGCCGGCGTACAGCTAGGCAAAGAAGCCGGTGTTCCAAAGCAGTATACATTTGGTTTCCCGAGAGTCCACAACTAAGCCGGGAGCTAAACTGTTCTAGTCTACAGAGCACACGGCGTTCAGTCAGTCGGGCTTCTTTTCTCGCAACCTGCGGGGTGATGATGGTATAATGGATACTACTAAATTTCATGTGCCGGCATACACCGGGAGAGGATTTTGCAGATGAAGAATAACCTGGAGGATGAGCTGATTACCAGCTGGTTGTCTCTGACTCATATACAGATGAATGTGGCGAATGAACTTGAAGCGAGGCTGCAGGAGAATTATCAGCTGTCCCTGAAGGAATTCTACCTGCTGCTCTTTCTCTCCGAGGCTCCGGAGAAGAAGCTGAAGCTCCAGCAGCTGGAGGCGATGGTCGGGCTTAGCCAGAGCGCCGTTTCCCGGCTGGTCAGCCGCTTTGAAGCCAAGGGCTGCGGAGCGCTGGAGCGGAAATCCTGCGACGCTGACCGCAGAAGTATCTATACTTCGCTGACTGCCTACGGGCAGAGCAAGGTAGACCGCGCGCGGGTAACCGTGAACGAGGTGCTGGCTGAGGCCTTCCCCCAGAGTGAAACCGCGCAGCTTCTGGAGCAGCTTGCCCGCCCGAAACAGCAATGATCTGCTGCTGACCTGGCAGGATACAAACAAGAACCCGCTGTCCGATTTCTGGGATGGCGGGTTTTCTTGTTATATTTGTTTATCCAGCATATTTGCTTGAGAGCCTATCTGCTGATGCTGCTGGGTATCGGGCTGATGGAGGCTTACGCGGTAAGCTTGGCTGCTGA encodes:
- a CDS encoding NADH:flavin oxidoreductase/NADH oxidase; the protein is MNDLFTPYELKDLKLKNRVVMPPMCQYSVTAKDGIATDWHYNHYVSRAVGGTGLIIIEMTDVDPDGRITDYDLGIWSDEHIAGLARIVDACHAYGAKVGIQIAHAGRKAEDAAVPVSSSPIPFDDKSKTPRELTTAEVKEMVNKFQAGVRRAVQAGFDVIELHGAHGYLIHQFHSPLTNRRTDEYGQDLTLFGKEVIAAAKREIPEGMPLIMRISAQEYVEGGYGIKESLAIGAAYKEAGADIFHISAGGEGAIAAAGRPGTHAAYQVPLARAFKQELAVPVIAVGRLDEAALANAVIGNEDADLIAVGRGMLRNPYWTLEAGVQLGKEAGVPKQYTFGFPRVHN
- a CDS encoding MarR family winged helix-turn-helix transcriptional regulator, with the translated sequence MKNNLEDELITSWLSLTHIQMNVANELEARLQENYQLSLKEFYLLLFLSEAPEKKLKLQQLEAMVGLSQSAVSRLVSRFEAKGCGALERKSCDADRRSIYTSLTAYGQSKVDRARVTVNEVLAEAFPQSETAQLLEQLARPKQQ